The following coding sequences lie in one Carassius gibelio isolate Cgi1373 ecotype wild population from Czech Republic chromosome A17, carGib1.2-hapl.c, whole genome shotgun sequence genomic window:
- the LOC127933483 gene encoding 5-hydroxytryptamine receptor 1B-like, with protein sequence MSAGMERSGHFKPTPGHFEVLNSSTCTNVTLTPKTGEKQESFAFQVTLASVLGLITLATILSNAFVIATISQSRKLQTPANFLIASLAVTDLLVSVLVMPICVLYTVTHVWSLGQVICDIWLSSDITCCTASILHLCVIALDRYWAITDAVEYANKRTKARAAGMVATAWIIAISISLPPFFWRQVKAGELTTCSVNTDHIFYTIYSTFGAFYIPTLLLIALYGRIYVEARKRILKQSPKKAGKRLTSAHLSTNSPASVASTSPLHCGRQELYSDSGSLSSDNQIRVTVSDSLLEKKRISAARERKATKTLGVILGAYIVCWLPFFIYTLLVPLCPSCFCAELFDFFNWLGYVNSLINPIIYTMSNEDFKKAFHKLIRFRCCRR encoded by the coding sequence ATGTCTGCTGGGATGGAGCGCAGCGGTCACTTCAAACCAACACCTGGCCATTTCGAGGTTTTGAACAGCTCGACCTGCACCAATGTGACTTTAACACCTAAAACGGGCGAAAAACAGGAAAGTTTCGCGTTCCAAGTCACCTTAGCGTCAGTTCTGGGTCTCATCACTCTTGCGACGATATTAAGCAATGCGTTTGTCATCGCCACCATCTCCCAGTCCAGAAAGCTCCAGACACCGGCGAACTTCTTGATCGCATCCCTGGCTGTCACGGACCTTCTGGTGTCGGTGCTCGTGATGCCCATTTGCGTGCTTTACACGGTCACGCATGTCTGGTCGCTTGGGCAGGTAATCTGCGACATCTGGCTGTCCTCAGATATCACCTGTTGCACCGCGTCCATTCTGCACCTCTGCGTAATCGCCTTGGATCGATACTGGGCTATAACGGACGCGGTCGAGTATGCCAACAAACGCACCAAAGCGCGCGCCGCGGGGATGGTGGCGACCGCCTGGATAATCGCCATCTCCATCTCCCTGCCGCCTTTCTTCTGGCGACAGGTGAAGGCGGGGGAGCTCACCACCTGCTCGGTCAACACGGACCACATCTTCTACACCATCTACTCCACTTTTGGAGCTTTCTACATCCCTACGCTGCTGCTCATCGCCCTGTACGGGCGGATTTACGTGGAGGCGCGGAAGCGCATTTTGAAGCAGTCGCCCAAAAAAGCGGGGAAAAGACTCACTTCGGCACATCTGAGCACTAATTCTCCCGCTTCGGTGGCTTCGACTTCTCCTTTGCATTGTGGAAGGCAAGAACTTTACTCGGACAGCGGGTCTCTGAGCAGTGACAATCAAATTCGAGTAACTGTGTCCGATTCACTTCTGGAGAAAAAGAGAATCTCGGCAGCGCGCGAGAGGAAAGCCACCAAAACCCTGGGCGTTATTTTAGGAGCCTATATTGTGTGCTGGTTGCCGTTTTTCATTTACACACTGCTGGTTCCCCTCTGTCCATCCTGCTTTTGCGCAGAACTCTTTGACTTTTTCAATTGGCTCGGCTATGTCAACTCACTGATCAATCCAATAATATACACCATGTCGAATGAGGATTTTAAAAAAGCTTTTCACAAACTCATAAGATTTAGATGTTGCAGACGATag